In the Candidatus Roizmanbacteria bacterium genome, TCTACAAAGGCACTAAAGATAGGATGTGGCTGAAGAGGACTACTACTGTATTCAGGATGACCTTGAGTCCCGATATAAAAATGGATGGAGTTTTTGGTCTAGCTCGATTACCTCAACTAAGTTTTCTGACTTCGATCTTCCACTTATAATCATTCCATTTTTCTCAAACTGATCTGCATAGTCGTTGTTGAACTCATATCTGTGTCTGTGACGAATGACAACCGAGTCCTTGCCATAAATTGAGTAAGCAAGAGTCCCCTTCTTAATCTTCTCCTCCCAACCTCCTAATCTCATCGTTCCACCATATGCCCTCTTTTGCAATTAATGATTTTGATTCTCAATGATGTGAATTACCGGATTTTTAGTCTCCGGATCATTTTCCGTTGTATTTGCATCATTCATTTTTAATACATCCCGTGCAAATGCTACTGCAGCAAGCTGCATGCCGTAGCAAAGTCCAAGATAAGGTATTTTATTTTTTCTGGCATAACTTGCAGCCTGAATCATTCCCTCTGCTCCTCTATCACCCCATCCGATTGGTACGATAATTCCATCAGGATGCCCGATAATTTCAATACCTTCCTTTTCTACCTTTTCAGCGCTCACAATCTTGAGGTCGATCTCAGCACCGGCATGCCATGATGCATGATCAATGGAATCAAAGAGTGCAGCGTATGCATCCTTCAGTTGGTAGTTACCTGTCCCAAAATATTTACCAACGATGGCAATCTGTACCTTCTTCTTCTTTGGTGCCTTGATGGTATCTACCAATTTCTTCCAATCAGTGAGATTTGATTTTTTTACCTCTAGGCCAAGTTTCTCCATGATTCTTTTTTCGATATGCTGCTCTGACAGTATGAGAGGGATTTCATAGACATGCTTCACATCAGGATTTGAGATGATGTCTTCAGGATGCATGTTGCAAAATAGTGCAAATCGATCTTTTCTTCTTTGATCGAGAGTCTGTTCTGATCGCGCAATAATAAAGTCGGGCTGAATTCCCATTGAGTTGAGCGTTCTAACAGATAGTTGTGTAGGTTTTGTTTTTGGTTCGCCAAGATGACTTGGACGAGGCACATAGCTTACGTGAATATGAACGACGTCTCCTGGATGTTTTAAAGTTAAAATACGTGAAGCTTCATAGTAAAAAACATTTTGGTATTCGCCCGCAGTTCCTCCTAGTTCTACCAGTATTATATCTGAGTTGTGTTTTTTTCCTGCTGCTTGAATTCGGTGTATGATCTCGTTAGTTATATGAGGTATCGCTTCCACGTCCTCTCCGTGATACTCAAATCTTCTTTCTCTGTCGATCACTGTTTTGTATATCTGCCCAACGGTCATGAAGTTGTCCTTCCCCATGTTAATTCCAAGAATCTTTTCGTAACTCCCGAGATCCATATCTGCTTCAGTTCCGTCCTCACATAAAAATGGGTCTCCGTGCTCTATCGGGTTGATGGTACCAGCATCAATATTTAGATAATTCTCACATTTTATTGGGGTGACTGTGTAGCCTGCGTTTTGAAGAAGAAGTCCGACCGATGCAGAAGTGAGGCCTTTTCCTATGCCCGAAATTACTCCACCTGAGACAAAGATGTACTTCATTTGTTAAGAACTATTGTTTTTTTTTAGTTAACTCTTTATCTTTTGCATTTGAGTCTGCCTTATTTTCATCAGACTTAACTAATTTCGACCATCCAAACTCAACATAGTCACATTTCGGATAGTTTGAACAACCGTAAAACTTACGTTTTGCTTTAGAATATCTTACCACAACATCTCCCCCATCTTTCGGGCATTTTTTACCCGAAACCAGTTTGAGGAATGATTTCGTAAATTTACATTTTGGATACGCAGTACATGCGTAAAACTTACCAAACTTGGAAAATCTGATCTGTAGAGGACTGCCACAGGTCGGACACGGTTCAGTAACTTCTTCCTTCAACTCAACCTTGGTGTCGTCTTTTTGTTGCTCCTTCAGGTCTTCATTAAATGGAGTATAAAAACCTTTCAGCACTTCTAGCATTTTCAACTTTCCCTCAGCGATATCGTCAAGTTCTTGTTCAAGTTTTGCTGTGAAGTCAATATTAAAGAGTTTGCCAAAGGCCTTCGATAGATAGTCACTGATAGCGGTTCCCAAACTGGTAGGCTTGAGATATCTACCGTCTTTGTCGACATACCCCTTTTCGATAATGAGGGACATGATCGGTGCATAGGTAGAAGGTCTTCCAATACCATGCTCTTCGAGTGCCTTAATCAATGAAGCCTCTGAGTAACGATAAGGAGCCTTTGATTCCTTCTCTTCTATAGTGAGATTTTTAAGTTCTGCGGGACTATCTACCTTGATTGAAATTCCTTCGGTATGCTTCTTGACGAACTCGGGTGCCTGTACTCGGAGGAAGCCATCAAATACGATTTTCTGAGCTTCGGTAAGGAACTCGTATCCTTTAGTTCCCTTTACCGTTACTTTATAGGAGATGAGACTCGCTTCCTTCATCTGAGTTGCTAAGGCGCGATTAAAGATGAGTTCATAGATCATGAGTTGGCTTCTGTTTAGTTTCTTATCCTTCGCAAGTAACTGTGGAGTTCTATCGACCTTGGTTGGTCTTATTGCCTCGTGCGCTTCTTGCGCAGAGGATGATTTAGTTTTGTAACCTCTTGGCTTTTCTAAAGCATATTCCTTTCCGTAATTTTCGGTAATAAAGTCCTTCGCCTTAAAAACATAGCTAGCTGACAAATTGAATGAATCGGTTCTGTGGTATGTGATCAAACCTCGCTCATAGAGATCCTGTGCAATTCTCATTACCATCTTGGAGCTTAGACCGTATCGGTTAATAGCATCCTGCTGTAGCTGAGAAGTTGTGTAAGGAGGCGGTGGATAACGAACAGTCTCTGATTCATTAACGTCCGAAACTTTGTAGGAGTCTTCCTTCAGATCGTTTTCGATTTCAACAGCCTTTTCTTTACTTATGAGTCCTTTGGTGTAGGTGTACTCACCCGAGAACAACTTCAGCGTCTTTTTTTCTTCAAAAGACTCACCATTTTTGGAGACTAATTTTGCAACCAACTCATCCTTGAGAATCTGGAAGGTTCCTCCGAGCACTGAAAATTTCTCAAGATTAAATCCGAGAACCTCCTTCTCGCGTTCTACCACGAGCCGTAATGCTACCGTCTGTACTCTACCCGCGGACAGCCAGTTTTTAGACAATTTCTTCCAGAGGAGCGGCGAGAGTTCGTATCCTACGATACGATCAATAACGCGCCTTGCTTGCTGGGCTTTTACTAAATCAAGTCTAAGTTCCTCGTCATGGGTCAGAGCCTCGTTAAGTGCCTTTGCGGTGATTTCGTGGAAGACAATACGTTTTAAGGTCTTTCGCCCAGAGGGCTGACCCAGAGGGCCATCGCCCTTTGGTCGAGATCCCCCTTTGGGGGACTTAACCTCTATGTCGGGCCAGCTTTCGTTGATAAAGCCGAGTATATAGGCGGCATGATAAGAGATCGACTCTCCTTCTCGGTCCGCGTCTGTAGCCAGAATGATCTCATCATGTTCGGTAGCAAGTCGTTTAAGTTCGGTGACTACCTTTTGTTTTGAGGACATAATCTCGTATGAAGGTTTGAAGTCATGAGACAGGTCGATGCTCATTGTTGCGCTTGGGAGGTCGCGAAAGTGACCAAGGGTAGCAAAAACAAAATAGTCGGTTTTGTTCTCGATCTTTAGAATTCGGTTGAAGGTACGTGCTTTGGTTGGAGACTCAACTATAATCAATGTCATATTTTAGCTCTCAATTTTCCCGATTTACGATCGGGATCCTCGATTCTGCGGAATCGGGACTTAGTTCTTAATTATAGCTTACGATTACCCATTTCTATTCTGATGATGGGTTTAGGCTGGTATAGAAATCTGTTGACAAAGGGGGTTAATATGCTAATATTCGAATATGGAAAAATCGAAACCTCAAGAAAGACATCGATGGACTGAAACGCCATTATCAAGAGCCATAAAACGTGCAAGCACAAGAGGAACTGATACGAGATTATTCAAAGATGATAAAGGTAGTAGATTAACGATTACCTCAAAAAGTGGTGACCATAGACATTATGTTGACCCATATATTATTCTTGAAACCAACAGTGCACAGTCTCATGAAAGGGTGTTCAACTCTGATCGTGGAGGTCGTCAAGCGCTGAGGGATCATTTAAATGATTTTGGACATCCACCACTACGATTCCTGGGAAGTAAAGTTCGGTCTGTCGCAAAGCATCGTGTGCCCAAACTCTGAAAATATCCTCTTGTTTATTACTTCGGTAAAGCACCACACAGGTAAAATGTAAAATCTGGTACTGAAGCTGTCGAAAGACCATGTTCCTCTGTTTAAACTCTGGTTCTTCTTTTCTTAAGAAGCTTTGAGTCAACGATAGATCTTCGAAGTAACATTGTGGCATCAACGCGTTCTTTATGGTCCTTTGCCTTGGCTAAAGCCTGCTTTGCCTGCTCCATAGCTTTTTCTGTTTCCTTTTGATCTAGCTCGTCCTGACCGTGAGCGCGTGAAACAAGGATATTAAGATCTTCCCCATTTGTTTCAAGGTAACCACGACCAATTGCAAAGCTTTCTTCTCCTGACTTCGTCCTTATAGTAACTAATCCATCCTGAAGCATTGAAAAAAGATTAGAGTGGTGGGTAAGAATCGTCATTTCACCTTCAGATCCAGGCGCCGTTACGGACTCTGCATCTATTTCTTTAATGATTTTTTTTGGAGTGATAACTCGTACGTGCAACATAATTCGTATTTGGTATTTCGTATAACGTATTTCGTATCGCAGGTATACGTTATACCGGATACGGTATACGAGATACGATTACTTTACTTCATCAATCTTTCCAATCATGTAAAAGGACATTTCGTTCTTGGAATCGTACTTTCCGTCAAGGATCTGTTTGAATCCTGCGACGGTATCCTTAACTGGAACGTATCTACCCTTCTGACCGGTAAACTGTTCTCCGACAAAAAATGGCTGAGTTAAGAATCGTTGAATCTTCCTCGCTCTCGATACCACAAGCTTGTCTTCTTCAGATAACTCTTCCATTCCAAGAATTGCAATAATATCCTGTAGATCCTTATATCTTTGCAGCGTCTTAACAACATTTCGAGCAACCTCATAGTGTTCCTGTCCCACAATCTCAGGATCAAGTGCCTGGGATGATGATGCTAGTGGGTCGATTGCAGGGAATAGTGCCTGCTCGGCAAGAGACCTTTCAAGAGCTAAGGATGCATCGAGATGTGAGAATGTTGCAACAGGTGCGGGATCTGTGTAATCGTCCGCTGGGACGTACACTGCCTGAATAGAGGTAATAGATCCTTTGTCGGTTGAGGTAATTCTTTCCTGAAGTAACGCCATTTCGGATGCGAGCGTTGGCTGATAACCTACTGCTGATGGAATTCGACCTAACAGTGCTGACACCTCAGATCCAGCCTGAGCAAATCTAAAGATATTATCGATGAAGAGCAATGTATCCATCTTCTTCACATCTCTGAAATACTCTGCCATAGTTACTCCGGTTAATGCAACGCGAAGCCGATTACCTGGGGGTTCATTCATCTGTCCAAAGACAAGGGCTGTTTGATTAATGACACCAGACTCCTTCATCTCGGTCCAAAGATCGTTTCCTTCTCTAGTTCTCTCTCCGACTCCGGCGAAAACTGAGACTCCTTTATGTGCATTAGCTACATTATTGATGAGTTCCTGAATAAGAACTGTTTTACCGACACCCGCACCTCCGAAGACAGCTACCTTTCCTCCCTTGATAAACGGTGCAAGGAGATCAATTACCTTAATTCCGGTCTCGAATACTTTATTTTCTACTTTTTGTTGGGCGAGAGTTGGCGCCTTTGAGTGAATTGATCTCGTTTGTTTAGTTTTCAACTTAGGACCATTATCAATAACCTCACCGAGCACATTGAAGATGCGACCTAATGTTTCATCTCCAACAGGAACCTCGATAGATTTACCGGTGTTCACCACTTTAAGACCTCGTGCTAGACCGAAAGAGTCTCCCATCGCTACGGTTCGAACCATTCCCTCGCTCAAAACTGACTGAACCTCAAGAACAAGTGTTCTTGACTCATTTTTTTCTGTATCCTTTACCGTTACCTCCAAGGCATCATAAATTTTTGGGGTTTCATTCTCTGCGAACGAAACGTCAATTACGACTCCTCTGATTGTGGCGATTTTTCCTTCTTTCATATTTTTGGTTTTGGTTTGTCAGGTTTTTAAAATTTAAGGTTTGCTTCTTGGTTAACCAGTTAACTAGTTAGCTGGTTCGTATAAACTTTTTAAACCTTTAACTTTCTAAACTTTATAACTATTAATTTACTTCTACGGAAATCGTGGCCGTAACCATGTCTAATAATTCATTAGTAATACTCTGCTGTCTTAGCTTATTTTTCAATGAGGTGAGATTGAGAATTACATCCGTAGCGTTGTCCGTGGCATTTTTCATCGCGATCATTCGTGCTGAGTGCTCACCTGCGTAGCTTTGTAGCAATGCAAAACGAAGAGAGCTTTCTATATAGCTTGTGAGTAGTGCGTCAACTATTTCTGATGAGTTTGGTTCTACGGTGTAGTTCTCTTCTTCGGCTTTTAATTCACCTTGCCGTTTACCCATTTGATCAGCTGAAAAGGGTAACACTTTTTCAAAGGTTGGATCCGATCTCAATGTGTTCACAAACTTATTGTAAGCGACATAGACGCTTTTATATGTTCCTTTGGTGTACTCTGCGAGAGCGAGATCAAAAACTGCAGATATCGAGTCTGAATCTCCGAGTCCAGAAAAGTCTGCGAGGATCTTTGCGTGGAGTTGGGTAAGAATTTCTGCACCCTTCTTTCCAATCGTGATAAAGTCCGTTTCGCCCAGTGCTACCTGCTTTGTAAGAAAACGCATCACATTCATATTAAAGGATCCGCAGAGACCTTTTTGAGCAGTAAATACGATAACGAGACTTCTTTTGCTTGTCTTAGATTCATTCAACAAAGCACTATCCTTATTCGAAAGACCCGATGCTAATCGTTCAACAGCTTGTCGGAGAAACTCTTGGTATGGCTTCCTTCAAGAGCTACCTGCTGAGCCTTTCTCATTTTAACGGCTGAGACGAGTTGCATTGCCTTTGTGATTTTCTTTACATTCGATACCGATTTAATCTTTTTAGTTACCTGTTTTGTATTCATAATAATTCACTCGTCATTTCGAGCGACAGCGAGAAATCTATAAAATTTATTTGCGCTTTTATTAGATCCCTCGACAAGCTCGGGATGACATTTTAGTACTCTATAATTAAAGTGTTGATTTAACTAATTTTTCCAACTCCTTCTCATCTTTTTCGTCCATAATCTTGTTAGCGTTCACTCTCTTCATCCAGTCCTTACCCTTTGTTCGTAAAGTGAATCGATGAATTTTGACTCAAACTCTACGATTTTGTCTGTCTCAAGCGAGTCGAGGTGGCCTTTTGCAGCTGCCCAAAAAATAGCAACTTCCTCGGCTAACGAATAAACATCATGTTTGTTCTGTTTAAGAACCTGCGTTGTCTTTGCCCCCTGATTGAGGAACTGCTTGGTCTCGGCATCAAGATCGGACTCAAACTGTGAGAATGCTGCAAGTGAGCGATACTGAGCAAGATCGAGCTTAAGTCGACCAGATACACTCTTCATAGCCTTTGTCTGAGCGGATCCTCCGACACGCGAGACTGAGTTTCCAACATTAATAGCGGGTCTCACTCCATTATTAAAGAGATCTGTCTCCAAGAAAAGTTGACCATCTGTGATCGAGATCACATTTGTTGGAATATAGCTGCGATATCATTATCTAAGGTCTCTATGATTGGAAGCGCCGTTAACGATCCTCCACCAAACTCATCGGTGATTCTACAGGCTCTTTCGAGAAGTCTTGAATGTAGATAGAAAACATCTCCTGGATAAGCCTCTCGTCCTGCCGGTCTTCGTAAAATTAGGAGATCTGTCGATATGCCCATGCATGCTTCGTCAAATCATCATAGACCACCAAAACATCTTTTCCTTGATCTAAGAAATACTCACCGATTGCTGTTGCTGAGTAAGGTGAAAGATACTGAAGCGCCGCTGAGTCTGAGGCCGATGAAGAGACCACTATTGTATAGTCCATTGCTCCATGAGATCGCAATGTCTCGATAACCTGTGCAACTTTTGCATTCTTCTGACCGATTGCGCAGTAAATACAGATAACGTCTTTACCCTTTTGATTGATGATGGTGTCTATGGCTACCGTTGTCTTGCCGGTAGTTCTGTCTCCAATTATAAGCTCTCGTTGGCCTCTTCCGATTGGAATAAGGGCATCGATAGCCTTTATACCGGTCTGTAAAGGAACTGTGACAGACTTGCGGTACACAACTCCTGAAGCGATTCTTTCAATTGGATATCGCTTTTTTGTTTTTAACTTAAGATTTTCAAGTGACGCAGAAAGTGGGTCCACGACATGGCCAAGCAGTTCTTCTCCAACTGGAAGTGAAAGAATTTTTCCTGTTGCGGTCACGCGCGACCCTGCCTCAAGTGTGAGGTAGTCACCGAGAACTACAATACCAACGCTATCCTCCATAAGCTCAATCACAAACCCCTGAACTCCACTGGTAAACTCGACTAGCTCTCCATAGAAGCTATTATCAAGACCCATCGCGATCGCGACACCGTCCTTAATCTCGACGAGCGTACCGACCTCGGCAGTCTTAACCTGCGTCTTCTTAGATCCGAGTTCCTTCTCGACTTCTTTTAAATATTGATCAAAGAGCTTCATGTGATAGTTGCTGTAACTTAGCTAATCTTTGTTGCAAGGATAGGTCAATCATCTTGCTTCCTTTTCTTATAATGTAACCTGCGATTAATTTCTCATCAACCTCGTTATTTATTTTAGACAACTTCAGGTCCGGAACTATTTTTTTGATTCCTTCGATCTCAGAAGATGAAAGCGGATATGCTGAGACTATGGTAACCTCATCGTTCCGTTGCTTAAGTTTGGCAAGAAAATGCTTCTTAAGCTCCTCCTTCATTAGAGAACTAATTTTCATCAAAGGTTACCGATTTGGCTGAATTGCTAATTATTGAGTCCGAGATCTTTTTTTTCATTTCGGTGGTTAATACTTCTTTTAGTACGCTATTAACAATCATAAAGCTCAGCTCATTGATCTTCTGCTTAGCATCTTTCTGCATCTCGGTCTGTTCTTGAACGAGTTGTTTCTTTGCTCGAACTTTAAGCTCGTTGATCTCTTTTTCAGCCTCTTCTAGAAGCTGGACCTTAATCTTTGCTGCTGCATTTTTCGCTTCTTGAATTTGCGCATCTGACTGCTTTTTCATAGTTGCTAATAGTGCCTTTTCTTTTTCTACCATCTTCTCATCCATTGACTTTGCTTTGAGAAGTAGTTTCTCGCGCTCTTCGGATCCTTCCTTTTCTGACTTTATGAACTTCAGAAACGGCTTAGAAAGGTATTTTTTGAAAACAAAAAAGAACAACCCAAAGTTAATGAGCTGTGCGATCAGTAATTTTGAATCGATTCCTAGATTTTCCATAATCTCCTTCGCCAAAGGCGCTTTTTTTAGTAATAATTACACGAACTTAATAATAAGAGCTATAACAAGTGCGAAAATTGCAAGTCCCTCTGTAAGAGCGATTGCAAGAATCATCGTAGCACGCACCGATGCTTCAGCCTCTGGATTTCGTCCAATTGCCTCTAATGCGCGTCCTCCGATAAGTCCAATACCAATACCCGGTCCTAGAGCACCAAGTCCAATTGCTAGGGCTGCTCCGATCATTTTTGCTGCTTCTGCGTCCATCGTGAATTCACCCCCTTAGATATTTTAAATTTTTATTTTTTAATTACTAATTTTAATTAATTGAATAATTTATATTTTAAATAAAAACTACAAAATACAAATTAAAAATTATTAGTGATGTGCCTTCGTTGTGGCTAAATTGATAAGAACTGCACTCAACATTGCGAACACTACTGCCTGAATAATTCCTGCGAATGTTTCGAGGAGTAGAAAAGGAAATGATACTAAAACAGGTACGAGGAACGCAACTACAGATAAAAGAACCTCTCCCGCAAAAATGTTTCCAAATAACCTGAATGCGAACGATAGTATGCGCGAAAATTCTGAAATAACTTCCAAAATTCCTACAAAAAAAGACATCGGACTTGAGAAGTTAAAAAATTTACCAAGATAATTGAAAAATCCGACTTCCCTTACACCAAACACCTGAATAGAACTAACTGAAATTAAACCTAAGGCGAGCGTTGTGTTTAAATCAGCCGTATTAGCTCGAAGTAGAGGAACTTTGTGAAGTAGAACGCTTCCAACTCCAGGGAGTAAACCAGACCAGTTTTGAAGTAGAATAAAGAAAAAGAAAGAGCCAAGTAGTCCAAAGTACTTAGCGGTCTTTTCCTTCATCGCAGATTCAAGAAAGTTAAAGAGTCCACGTAAACAGAAGTTTATAAAGTAAAAAAAGGTGGATCTATCTTTCTTTTTTGAGTCGAGGTTGTACTTTATTACTAACCCAATAAAAAATAAGAGAGCGAATGATGAAAGAAGTAGAGAGTTAGTTACCGGAAACTTCTGAACCATGAACACCTCTTCTGCCTTTATACTAATATGTGGTCCAGCTTTATGTTCCTCGGTTGTTCTCACTTCCCCTTCAACTGAGGTTGTCTTGGTTTCGTTTATAGTTGTGTTAGCTACGGTCATTTAATGTTTCTTTTGATAATTTCCAGAGATTGTAAAACGAACTTACTGTACCGAATAAAATAAATGCGATCATCCAGAACGGAGCCGTATGAAAATATCTATCTAGTTGGTAGCCTAGAAAAACTCCCAACAATAACGGCGTTGCCAGATACATTCCAGCATTAAGCAATGATGGATTTATTTTACGCATATATTGTAACAGTGAATCTCAATTTATGTCAAAACCAATTTTTTAATTACTGCCATTGCACTAGGCGAATCGTGGTGGCCACAGCCCTTAGCTTGTCGTAGGGTTAAATTAATCTTAGCACAGTGAGATATTTAGATCTTACTCAAATGTGTGACCAGTAGGAAATCCGGAACGTAATTTGATTTTTGGGTTCAGTTTAAGAGAAGAAATTCTGTGGAATCCAGGTCTGACATTAACCGCATGTGCTAAGGCATTTCTAAAAACCTCTTCGGTCTGTCCATCTATTCGTGAAGCATCAATGTGAAAAGAATTGTCCCCAGATATTACAACATGACCAGGCGTGCTTCTTAACAGTACTCCGGTGAAAATAACTTCGAAACCATTAGGAAGTAAATGAAACCCCCAACCCAACCCCGCATCAATACCGTTCTCACCACTTTGAGAAAATAGACCATCTATCCACCTTGTTTCGTCAGTGCCTACCAAGTCCTGTAAAACAGCTCGATCGATGGGTTCATGCGGAGATATGGAAGCATCTGGCCAGGCCTGTTCTTTTTGTTTGACGTACCAAGGTAACTGGAACTCCGCTCTTAGTTTGCGCAACTGACTGAGAGAAATTGCTCTATCCTGTTGTCGTATTTGCTCTGCAACAGCTTTGTGGGTTTTCCACACTATCTCCGATCTTGTAGCTCCTTTTTCTATAGTCATAGTTAGGATTATACTACTCTAGCAGCTAAAATCAAGCTATCCTAGCTTCATCGCAACATCAAGAAGAACATTTACCTGATCATCTTTTTCCGAGACGGTTCCCTTAAAAATAATCACCTGATTGATGTGAAGTATGCTCTCGAATTTTTTAAATAATTTCGGGAAGACAACTACTTCTACGGTGCCCGTCTCATCAAATACCGAAAGGAAGGCCATCTCAAGATTGTCCTTTTTTGTCTTTATTACCTTTCGACCACTTATTATTCCGACAAGGACAACCTTTGAGTTCTGGTCGTCAAGATTGAGAAGTCCGATTTTTTTTGTTGCTTTCTTTTCAATAATTTCTGCAAATTTTTCTAGCGGATTCTTATTGATTAAAAAGCCTATAACTTCCTTTTCCATTGCATATATCTCATCTTCAGATACCTCAGGTAGCTGTGGAAAAGTATCATGAGTTACCGATGCTTCATTTGCTTCGGTAAAAAGATCAAACTGACCTTTGTCCTGAGTCTCTCTAGAACTTTGAATATCCCGAACAAGAGTTGGATAGTTGGCAAGAAGAGTACCTCTGTTTGAAAATAAATGAAACGCTCCAGCTTTTACCAAGCTCTCAACGGTCTTCTTGTTCACGCGTCTGAGGTCAACACGTCGTAAAAAATCTGTAAAACTTTCAAACTGTTTCTTAGTTCGTTCCTCAACGATTGCCTCTATAGCAGATCTACCTACATTTTTAATAGCTGATAGTCCAAATCTAATTCCTCCATCCTCAATCTTGAAGCTAGAGTCTGATTTTGTAATGTCTGGAGGAAGTACTACTATCTCCATTCTTTTACATTCCTCTAAAGTCTGGGACATCTTGATTTCCCTCATTGGTCCGGCTACTCCCTGAAGTTCCGCTGTAAGAAGTGAGGTCATGAACTCAACTGGGTAGTTCGCCTTCATATATGCGGTCCAGTATGCAATCAAGGCATAAGAGGCGGCATGTGCTTTATTAAATCCGTAAGCTGCAAACTTCTCAATAAAGCCAAAGATCTGTTCAGCAAGTTTTTTAGAGTATCCTTTTTTTACACAGCCATCTATAAAGTTTTTTTTACCCTTTTCCATTAAGGCTTTCTTCTTTTTTCCTACAGCCATTCTTAGAAGATCTGCCTCGCTCATTGAGAATCCAGCTAAGGTTGTCGCAATGTTCATTACCTGCTCCTGATAAACTAGAATTCCATATGTCTCCTCAAGTACCGGCTTGAGATCTTTATGAGGGTACCTTACTGATTTAGGGTTTGCTTTTCCTT is a window encoding:
- the topA gene encoding type I DNA topoisomerase codes for the protein MTLIIVESPTKARTFNRILKIENKTDYFVFATLGHFRDLPSATMSIDLSHDFKPSYEIMSSKQKVVTELKRLATEHDEIILATDADREGESISYHAAYILGFINESWPDIEVKSPKGGSRPKGDGPLGQPSGRKTLKRIVFHEITAKALNEALTHDEELRLDLVKAQQARRVIDRIVGYELSPLLWKKLSKNWLSAGRVQTVALRLVVEREKEVLGFNLEKFSVLGGTFQILKDELVAKLVSKNGESFEEKKTLKLFSGEYTYTKGLISKEKAVEIENDLKEDSYKVSDVNESETVRYPPPPYTTSQLQQDAINRYGLSSKMVMRIAQDLYERGLITYHRTDSFNLSASYVFKAKDFITENYGKEYALEKPRGYKTKSSSAQEAHEAIRPTKVDRTPQLLAKDKKLNRSQLMIYELIFNRALATQMKEASLISYKVTVKGTKGYEFLTEAQKIVFDGFLRVQAPEFVKKHTEGISIKVDSPAELKNLTIEEKESKAPYRYSEASLIKALEEHGIGRPSTYAPIMSLIIEKGYVDKDGRYLKPTSLGTAISDYLSKAFGKLFNIDFTAKLEQELDDIAEGKLKMLEVLKGFYTPFNEDLKEQQKDDTKVELKEEVTEPCPTCGSPLQIRFSKFGKFYACTAYPKCKFTKSFLKLVSGKKCPKDGGDVVVRYSKAKRKFYGCSNYPKCDYVEFGWSKLVKSDENKADSNAKDKELTKKKQ
- the atpC gene encoding ATP synthase F1 subunit epsilon, which gives rise to MLHVRVITPKKIIKEIDAESVTAPGSEGEMTILTHHSNLFSMLQDGLVTIRTKSGEESFAIGRGYLETNGEDLNILVSRAHGQDELDQKETEKAMEQAKQALAKAKDHKERVDATMLLRRSIVDSKLLKKRRTRV
- a CDS encoding F0F1 ATP synthase subunit delta yields the protein MKISSLMKEELKKHFLAKLKQRNDEVTIVSAYPLSSSEIEGIKKIVPDLKLSKINNEVDEKLIAGYIIRKGSKMIDLSLQQRLAKLQQLSHEAL
- a CDS encoding F0F1 ATP synthase subunit beta, producing the protein MKEGKIATIRGVVIDVSFAENETPKIYDALEVTVKDTEKNESRTLVLEVQSVLSEGMVRTVAMGDSFGLARGLKVVNTGKSIEVPVGDETLGRIFNVLGEVIDNGPKLKTKQTRSIHSKAPTLAQQKVENKVFETGIKVIDLLAPFIKGGKVAVFGGAGVGKTVLIQELINNVANAHKGVSVFAGVGERTREGNDLWTEMKESGVINQTALVFGQMNEPPGNRLRVALTGVTMAEYFRDVKKMDTLLFIDNIFRFAQAGSEVSALLGRIPSAVGYQPTLASEMALLQERITSTDKGSITSIQAVYVPADDYTDPAPVATFSHLDASLALERSLAEQALFPAIDPLASSSQALDPEIVGQEHYEVARNVVKTLQRYKDLQDIIAILGMEELSEEDKLVVSRARKIQRFLTQPFFVGEQFTGQKGRYVPVKDTVAGFKQILDGKYDSKNEMSFYMIGKIDEVK
- the pyrG gene encoding CTP synthase (glutamine hydrolyzing) produces the protein MKYIFVSGGVISGIGKGLTSASVGLLLQNAGYTVTPIKCENYLNIDAGTINPIEHGDPFLCEDGTEADMDLGSYEKILGINMGKDNFMTVGQIYKTVIDRERRFEYHGEDVEAIPHITNEIIHRIQAAGKKHNSDIILVELGGTAGEYQNVFYYEASRILTLKHPGDVVHIHVSYVPRPSHLGEPKTKPTQLSVRTLNSMGIQPDFIIARSEQTLDQRRKDRFALFCNMHPEDIISNPDVKHVYEIPLILSEQHIEKRIMEKLGLEVKKSNLTDWKKLVDTIKAPKKKKVQIAIVGKYFGTGNYQLKDAYAALFDSIDHASWHAGAEIDLKIVSAEKVEKEGIEIIGHPDGIIVPIGWGDRGAEGMIQAASYARKNKIPYLGLCYGMQLAAVAFARDVLKMNDANTTENDPETKNPVIHIIENQNH
- a CDS encoding F0F1 ATP synthase subunit gamma; translated protein: MNTKQVTKKIKSVSNVKKITKAMQLVSAVKMRKAQQVALEGSHTKSFSDKLLND
- a CDS encoding F0F1 ATP synthase subunit A; translated protein: MTVANTTINETKTTSVEGEVRTTEEHKAGPHISIKAEEVFMVQKFPVTNSLLLSSFALLFFIGLVIKYNLDSKKKDRSTFFYFINFCLRGLFNFLESAMKEKTAKYFGLLGSFFFFILLQNWSGLLPGVGSVLLHKVPLLRANTADLNTTLALGLISVSSIQVFGVREVGFFNYLGKFFNFSSPMSFFVGILEVISEFSRILSFAFRLFGNIFAGEVLLSVVAFLVPVLVSFPFLLLETFAGIIQAVVFAMLSAVLINLATTKAHH
- the atpE gene encoding ATP synthase F0 subunit C, giving the protein MDAEAAKMIGAALAIGLGALGPGIGIGLIGGRALEAIGRNPEAEASVRATMILAIALTEGLAIFALVIALIIKFV
- a CDS encoding AtpZ/AtpI family protein is translated as MRKINPSLLNAGMYLATPLLLGVFLGYQLDRYFHTAPFWMIAFILFGTVSSFYNLWKLSKETLNDRS
- a CDS encoding ATP synthase F0 subunit B; translation: MENLGIDSKLLIAQLINFGLFFFVFKKYLSKPFLKFIKSEKEGSEEREKLLLKAKSMDEKMVEKEKALLATMKKQSDAQIQEAKNAAAKIKVQLLEEAEKEINELKVRAKKQLVQEQTEMQKDAKQKINELSFMIVNSVLKEVLTTEMKKKISDSIISNSAKSVTFDEN